The Campylobacter concisus sequence AAGTCACCCTCCATATCAATATACATAGTATCTAAAAATAGCTCTCCTCCAGGATTTAGTGCGGTTTTTAGCTCTTTTAGCATCTTGATAGGATCGCTTCTGTGATAGATGACACCAAGGCAAAAAATGGTGTCAAATTTCGCTCCAAACTCTGGCAAACTCTCGACGCCAAGAAGCTCATAAGCGATATTTGAGCGGATAAATTTGTTTAAAAATTTAAACTGCAAATATGTATGCACGCTAGGATCAAAGCCAGTTATGCTTTTTGGGGCGTATTCAAGCATCTTAAACATATAATATCCATTGTTGCAACCCACATCAGCCACGCTTTTGCCAGCTAAATTTAGATGCGGGGCGAGGATATTAAATTTAATAAAACTTTGCCACTCGCTATCTATATATATATCATCAATTTCAAATGGCCCTTTTCGCCAAGGCTTTAGGCTAAGGGCGAGATCAAAAATTTCATCTTTTTTAGCTTGGTCTAAATTTTTAAATTTCACATTTACACTATCTTTTAGCTCAAGCTCGCAGTCAAAATTTGCTAAATTTTCTATCCTATTATAAATTTGCTTTTGCTGCTCGTTAAATTTGCTAAGATCCACGCTATTTCCAGTCGACGATGTTGTGCGGACACTCTTTTTGGTAGGTGCCAGTCGCGTCATAATACTCTTTACAATCATTATAATATTGAGTCGAAACTCCACGCTCGTTCATATAAAGACAACCATTGCAAAATAGCGCTATAAAGCCTAAAAATATAATCTTTTTCATGTGGCGGATTTTATCATAAATAAAAATTTTATGCTAGAATAGCAGGCAGTTTTAGAGCCAAGTTTGGCTAATATTAAGCAAAAAAGGCATTTTATGCAAAGAAGAGATTTTTTTAAATTCAGTAGTTTTTTAGGTGCAGCGAGTCTGCTTCCAAGTGTAACTCTAGCTAGCGACGAGCCAGCAAACCCAGTGGTTAGAAATTTCGACGTAAATTTCAAACACCAGCTGCTTGAAAAGGGCAAAAGCTCAAAAATTTGGTTACCACTCCCACTAAGCACCACTTATCAGCAACTAACCAAAGACTACGTCATAAACACAACCGCTAAAAACGTCTATATTTCAGATACGCTAATACCAACAATGTATGCTGATTTTGAAGAAAATGAGCCAAGACCTATCTTAAATGTGCAGTTTAAAATTCAAACAACAGAGCGTAACACTGACTTTAGCAAGGTAAATTACGATCCAAATGAGAAGGTTGATCCTGCGATTTTGGAGTTTTTAAAACCAACTTCACACATCCCAACTGACGGCGTCGTAAGAGCAAAAGCGCTAGAGATAGTTGGAAATTTAAAAGGCGACTTGGAGCGTGCAAAAGCGATCTACACGTGGGTTGCAAACACTATGCAGCGCGATAACAGCATCCTTGGATGTGGCACAGGCGACGTTAAAGCCATCCTAGAAAGTGGCAAATTAGTTGGCAAATGCACCGACATAAACTCAGTTTTTGTTGGACTTTGCAGATCAGTTGGTATTCCAGCAAGAGAAATTTTTGGTATCAGAGTTGGTCAGTCTAGATTTTCAGATCAAATGGGTAGCGCAAAAGATGGCGTAGCTAAAATTTCAGGCGGACAGCACTGCAGGGCCGAGTTTTACCTAAAGGGCTATGGTTGGATACCTGTTGATCCAGCTGACGTCACAAAGGTGAGACTGGGTGAGAAATTAACAAATGATGACGCTAAGATCGTAGCTGTTAGAGACTTTTGTTTTGGTAACTGGGAGATGTGCTGGATAGGCTTTAACTACGGACGTGACTTTATCTTAAAACCAGAGCCTGAGCAAACTCCACTAAATAACTTCGGTTACCCATACGCTGAAGTCGATGGCAACACACAAAATTATTATTCGCCAAAAGAATTTAGCTACGACTACGTCTCAACAGAGCTAAAATGAGAGCCTTTTGGCTAATACTCACATCCATAGGTAGCGCCATCGGTGCTACCTTGTGCTGCTTGCCAGCGCTTCTTTTTTTGCTTTTTGGCACATCATTTTCATTTCTTTCTTGGACGCAAAATTTATACGAGTACCGCACTATTTTAAGCGTTATAGCCGTCATTTGCTTTGTGATTTCAGGAATTAGTCTATTTTACAAGCCAAAAAGCTGCAACCTAAGCTACAAAAAGAAAAAATGGATACTTATATATATACTTTTTGGAGTGATTTTGCTTTTACTCCTTACATACCCAGAGCTTTTAGGAGAAATTTATGCGTAAAATTTTAGTTTTAGCCCTTTTAGTAGCAGCAAGCTACGCTGATAAAAAGATAGAAATTTTAGTGCCTAGCATGCACTGTCCGCTTTGCACGGCGATAGTAAGAAAGGCTGCTCTTAGCGTTGATGGCGTAAAAAAGGCAGATGTATCGCTAAAAGAGCGAAAAGCTGTCGTTATAGCAGATGATAAGGTCGATGAAAAAGAGCTTTTAAAAGCAGTCGATGCGACTGGCTATAAGGGCGAGATAAAATAAATCTACGGAGGCAAATATGTCAAAGAGTGAAATTTTAACGAAATTTGAGACACTTGCTGCGATACCACACTGCAGTTATGAGACCGATAAGATGCGTGATTTTCTAGCTAGCTATGCAAAAGATAGGGGCTGTGAGGTCGCAGTCGATAGCTTTGGCAACATTCATGCGTTTAAAGGCAAGCCAAAAATTTGCTTGCAAAGCCACTACGATATGGTCTGTATGGGCGATGCTCCAAAGATCGAAATAGTTTACGGCGATGATGGCTACATGAGGGCTAAAAACTCATCTTTAGGCGCAGATAACGGTATAGGCGTAGCTATCATGATGCAGATGATAAGCGAATTTGATGACATAGAGTGCCTCTTTACAAACAACGAAGAAGTTGGCATGATCGGGGCCACTGGCTTTAGTGGCGATCTCAAAGCCGATAAGCTTTTAAATTTAGACAGCGAAGAGGACGATAGAGTCACTATCGGCTGCGCTGGCGGTGTAAATTTATTTGCCACTATCTCGCTTAATAGCAAAAAGACAAAAGAGGGCACGCTTTATGAAGTAAAAGTAAGTGGGCTTCCTGGCGGACACTCTGGCAACGAGATACATAAAAATATCCCAAATGCGATCAAGGTTTTAGCGGCATTTGTGACTAAAAATGGCTGTAAGCTTGTCAAATTTGAAGGTGGCGAGCGAAGCAACTCTATCCCAAGTGGCGCAACCGCACTGGTTCTAAGCGATAAAGAGCTAAAAAGTGAGTGTGAGAATTTAAGCGTGAAAAAGCTTGGTACTGGCGATGAAATTTTAGAAAATGGCGAGAAAATTTTAGCTCTTATTAACTCATTTTCACAAGGCGTAAGAGCCTATAACTGCGAGCTAGGCATACCACAAGATAGCGTAAACCTCTCACTTGCAAAGATCAAAGATGATGGCACACTTGAAGTGGAGTTTTTTGCAAGGTCAATGAGTAAAGACGGGCTAAATAGGATGGAATTTGAAATTTCTGAGCTTGCAAAAGCACTTGGCTTTAGCGTCATCGCAAAAGATAGAAACCCTGCTTGGAAGCCTATAAATGATAAATTTGCAAACGATATCTTAGAAGAGCTAAAAATTTATAAGCCAAATGCAAGGATAACAGCCGTTCATGCTGGACTTGAATGTGGCGTACTTTTGGAGAAAAAAGCGGGTCTTAGTGCTTGCTCAATAGGACCAAACATCCACTCACCTCATTCAACAAGAGAATGCTGCGAGGTTGAATCTGCGCTTTTTATAGAAAAAGTAGTTCGCGGTATCGTTAAAAAATATAACTCATAAAAAGTAAAATTTGCTAGAAATTTCTAGCAAATTTTATATCTCAAAGCATCTAAAGCAAATTTGCCCGCAAGTGCGAGCAACTTTAGACTATTTCCCAAACTCATAAACGATCTTGCCACTTTTTATCGTGGTAGTCGCTGCGCCTTTTAGTTTTTTACCAAAGAGTGGAGAATTTATAGATTTTGAGCGGTTTATCTTTTCATCATAAACGTAATCGATCTCAGGATCTATCACCGCGATGTCAGCTAGCATGCCCTCAGCAAGCCTGCCTTTATCTTTTAAATTTAGCATCTTAGCTGCATTTGTAGATGTTAGCTCCACCATGCGCTCTAAGCTTATAACGCCCTCATTTACGAGCTTAAGAGTGAGTGGCACAAGAGTTTGAAGTCCGATGATACCAAATGGCGCCTTGTCAAATTCCACTATCTTTTCATCTGTGTGGTGTGGGGCATGATCGGTCGCGATAACGTCTATAAGTCCGCTTTTTAGCGCTTCTCTTACCGCTTTTACGTCGCTTATCTCACGAAGTGGCGGTGACATTTTGAAATTTGTATCGTAGGCATTTTTTAAAATTTCATCGTCGCTAAAGCTAAAGTGGTGTGGTGTGGCTTCGCAAGTGATGTTTATGCCCTCTTTTTTGCCCATTTCGATGATCTTTAGCGAGTACTCCGAGCTTACGTGAGCGATGTGAATGTGCGCTTTAGTGAGCTTTGCAAGCAGCATATCACGGCTAACTGCGATCTCCTCTTTCTCTCTCGCCATGCCGCGAAGTCCAAGTATGGCTGAGACCTTGCCCTCGTGCATGACGCCCTGTCTGCAAAGTGAGCAGTCCTCTGAGTGGCTTATGCAAAAGCTACCAAACATACTTGAATACTCAAGCGCCGCTCTCATCACGCTTGAGCTAGTCACTGGCAAGCCATCGTCGCTAAATGCAACTGCGCCAGCTTCTATAAGATCGCCCATTTCAACGATCTCGTTGCCACCAAGCCCTTTGCTGATAGCAGCGATTGGCAAAAGATCGATCAGTCCGCAGTTTTTAGCCTTTTCTATCATCGCCCTTGTGATCGAGGCGTTGTCATTTACTGGGTTTGTATTTGCCATGCAAAGGCAGGTGGTCACTCCTCCAGCCACGGCCGCCTGCGAGCCTGAGATGATGTCATCTTTATACTCTTGACCAGGATCGCGAAAATGCACGTGCATGTCGATAAGTCCTGGCATGACGAGCTTATTTGTGGCGTCGATGACCTTCTCTGCCTCAAATTTCTCACTTCCGATTTTGGCTATTTTGCCGTTTTCTATTAAGATATTTGCCTTAAATTTCTCGTCGCTATTTACGATAGTGCCGTTAATTATTGCTATTTTCATCGTTAGCCCCTATTTTTTGCAAGCGTATTTAGTATCGCCATTCTTATAGCAACGCCGTTTTCAACTTGATTTAGTATGACTGAGTGCGTGCCATCAGCCACATCTGAGTTTAGCTCCACGCCCCTATTTATCGGTCCTGGATGCAGTACGATCACGTCGTGTTTTGCTAGCTTTATCCTGTTTTTATTTAGTCCAAAGAATTTCGAGTACTCCCTCGAGCTTGGAAATGCCACGTCCGCACCGCCGCGCTCTAGCTGAATGCGAAGCATGATGATGACATCACTGCCCTCGCAGGCTTCTTCCATATTTTTGCAAATTTTAGACTCAAAGACCTCAGCATCTTTTGGCATCATCATCCTTGGCGCAAAGAGCTTTAAATTTATGCCAAATTTCTTCATCGCCCAGATGTCTGACCTTGCCACGCGGCTTCTAGCGATGTCGCCGATGATCGCCACATTTAGGTTTTTATCTAAAATTTTACCATGCTCTCTTAGTGTGAAAAGATCAAGCAGAGCTTGGCTTGGGTGCTCATTTGTGCCGTCTCCTGCGTTTACGACGCTAGCCTCTGTTCTATCAGCTGCAAATTTTGCCGCTCCAGAGCTTGGATGACGAAGCACGATGATGTCAGTTCTCATAGCAGCCATGTTATTCATCGTATCATTTAGGCTCTCGCCCTTTGTCACGCTTGAGCTTGATGAGCTGAAATTTATCGTATCAGCTCCAAGTCTCTTTGCTGCAATCTCAAAGGATGTCCTAGTTCTTGTCGAGTTTTCATAAAATGCGTTGATCGTGGTCTTTCCACGAAGATAGTCATTTTTTTTCACTTGGCTTAAATTTAGCTCCTTAAACTCTTTCGCCGCCTCTAAAAAATATAAAATTTCTTCTTTGCTAAGCTCTCTAGTTCCTATCAAATCTTTATGTTTGTAGCCCATTTTAAGCCTCTTAAATTTATTTTGCTAGGAAGTCGCAAGCTGGTTGGTAGCCGTTATCACAAGCTTTTTTAAATAAAGCCTTTGCTTTTTCTTCGTTCTTTGCTTCGTTTGCGTCTTTATCTTTTACAAGACCATAAGCGATCATTTCGCCTAGTTTTTCGCAAGCCATGCCTTCGTTTTCGTCACACATTTTTGTAAAAATTTTCTCAGCCTGAGCTCTATCTTTTGCTACGCCGTCGCCGTTAAATAGCATGATCGCATTCATCGTGCAAGCTTTTTTCTCGCCCTCGCCGCATGCTTTATTAAAAGCAAGATAGGCCTCGTTAAAATTTTTCTTTGCATAAAGCTCATTTGCTTTGTCTAAATTTTCATTTGTCATAGCATTTAACGCAAAAACCGCTGCCACTAAAACTAAAATTTTCTTCATTTTCTTTCCTTATTTAAATAATTTTGAATGATGTTTTTTCATATACTCAACTATCTCTATGACCTCGTCGCTACCGCTAGCATCAGAATTTTCTAACGCATCATCGATGCACTCAACATAAAGATTTGCCGCCTCTTCAAGTTTGTCTTTTTTTACTCCAGCATAGTAGAACATCGCCTCAAGCACCATACTAAGCTCATAGCTAAGTTCTTCTACGCTCACCTCTTCTTCTTTCATATTTCCTCCTGTGTTTTTTTAGTTATTAGATCAACTATCTGCGCCTTGATCGGCTCGTAGCTAAAGCCATCTTTGAAATTTGCAAATAGTCCGCCGCTTGCGTTCACGTGTCCGCCGCCACCAACTAGATGTTTTGCCATGGCACTAACGTCAAGCTTGCCATTTGCACGAAAACTTAGCGTTTTTTTATTTGTCACATCGATAAAGAAGTCAAATTCAGGATTTACCACTAAAAAGTCGTTACCGATAACCGAAACATTGCCGATATTGTAAGTTAAAATTCCTTTATGATCTTTATAGTTTATGCTAAATTTCTCTTTATTTTCACTAAGTTTTTTTACGACGTAGTTTGAGATTAGATTGCTTAGCGTATCGTCTTTATCCTCTTTGAAAAATGACTTTTTAATAGCATGCACCTGCATGTCAAGCCCGATATAGTCGTTTTTTTCGTTAAGAAATTTGCTAGCTTCTTTTAATAGATGATCCATATAGAGGTTGTTTTCAGCTTCAAACATCACCTTGTTTATCTCTTTAGCATTTGCAACAAGTCCTAAGCAAACTTTGCCCATTTCGAAATTTTTATCATCTTTTAGCCAGATATCCACGGCATTTACGACGTCACTAAAAATTTCAAGCTCTTTGTTTTTGCCAAAAATACCTGCAAAAAAGTCGTAAGTGATCTTTGTGGCGCACCTTGAACTATCTAAAAAGTACCAAGCATAAGCGTTCGCGCACTCGGCACCGCTTTGGTGATGATCTAGCAAAAATAGCTTTATATTTTTACCCTCTATCATCTCAGTAAAGCTCTCACACTGAGCTAGAGTTAAATTTAGATCGGTGATCAAGATAATGTTTTTATCATCATTTGAGGCATCTATCTCAGTTAAAATTTGAGCAAATTTATCATCTATCTCTCTGCCGTAGTTTGAGTTTAGAAATTTCACATCTTTGAAGTAAAAATTTGTTATGTATTGCGCGCCGTATCCGTCAAGATCGGTGTGCGAGAGGTGATAAATTTTCATCGTTTTCCTTTATAAATTTTCTATTTCTATGACGCCAACCGTTTCAAATGGCGTATTTGCCGAGATCTCAGCAAAACTTAGCACCACGATGTCGATGGCAAAATTTGCACAGATATTTGCTATAAATTTGCGCAAGCTTGGCTCCACGCAAAGTACCATCTCTCCGTGCTGGCTCATCGGACGCTTCTCTTTTTCATGTCTTAGAGCCTGAACGATCGATGAAGTTTGAGCCACATTTATCATAAGATGATACGCGCCATCTTTATACTGCACCGCGTCCATAAGCTTTTGCTGCGCAGCACTATCTAAAATGTAAAAATTTAGCTGACCTTTCTCATCGACATAAAGCGAAGTGATGACACGTGAGAGCGCTGCACGCACGTGCTCGATGATCATGTCTAGGTTTTTACTAACCTCGGCGATGTCGCTAATTGATTCAAGTATGCTAAGCAGATCTTTGATCGGGATATTGTCTTTAAGCAGCGCTTTTAAAACCTTTTGGATCAAATTTATAGGTGCGATCCTTAGCGTATCCTCGACCACAACTGGGTAGTCGATCTTTAGTTTGTCTAATAAATTTTGCGTCTCTTGGCGAGTTAGAAGCTCAGCTGCGTTTTGCTTGATAAGCTCACTCATGTGCGTTGAGATGACGCTTGCAGGATCAACTATCGTGTAGCCGCTAAGTATGGCGTCCTCTTTGACGCTAGCATCGATCCAAAGAGCGTCTAGCCCAAAAGCTGGCTCTTTTGTCGGAATCCCCTCGATATCTTCGCTAACTAGGCCACTATCCATCGCTAGAAATTTATCAGCATAAATTTCACCCTGACCGATCACGATACCTTTTAGCTTAAAGCGGTATTCGTTTGGCGGTAATTGAAGGTTATCGCGGATCCTTATCTTTGGCATCAAAAAACCAAGACTTGAAGCAATATTTCGCCTCATAGCACGAATTCTCTCAATGAGATCCACGTCAGCTAGCTTTAGCAGGCCATATCCTAGGTCGAGCTCTAAAATTTCAAGCTTCAAGATGTCATTTATCTTTGTCTCTTCTTCTCTTGCGATCTCTTCGTCGCTCTTCTTTGGAACCTTAGTAGTGGCACCACTAGCAGCTGCTCCTGCTCCACCTTGCGTAGCGGCTCCAGCTTTTTTAGAAGCTGTTTTGTCTTT is a genomic window containing:
- the cmoB gene encoding tRNA 5-methoxyuridine(34)/uridine 5-oxyacetic acid(34) synthase CmoB — its product is MDLSKFNEQQKQIYNRIENLANFDCELELKDSVNVKFKNLDQAKKDEIFDLALSLKPWRKGPFEIDDIYIDSEWQSFIKFNILAPHLNLAGKSVADVGCNNGYYMFKMLEYAPKSITGFDPSVHTYLQFKFLNKFIRSNIAYELLGVESLPEFGAKFDTIFCLGVIYHRSDPIKMLKELKTALNPGGELFLDTMYIDMEGDFALSPKDRYSKIPNIYFVPTLSALQNWCERAKFRDFTLLETKATDLNEQRKTQWIDGESLENFLDPDDSTKTIEGYPAPKRAYVRVKI
- a CDS encoding transglutaminase-like domain-containing protein; amino-acid sequence: MQRRDFFKFSSFLGAASLLPSVTLASDEPANPVVRNFDVNFKHQLLEKGKSSKIWLPLPLSTTYQQLTKDYVINTTAKNVYISDTLIPTMYADFEENEPRPILNVQFKIQTTERNTDFSKVNYDPNEKVDPAILEFLKPTSHIPTDGVVRAKALEIVGNLKGDLERAKAIYTWVANTMQRDNSILGCGTGDVKAILESGKLVGKCTDINSVFVGLCRSVGIPAREIFGIRVGQSRFSDQMGSAKDGVAKISGGQHCRAEFYLKGYGWIPVDPADVTKVRLGEKLTNDDAKIVAVRDFCFGNWEMCWIGFNYGRDFILKPEPEQTPLNNFGYPYAEVDGNTQNYYSPKEFSYDYVSTELK
- a CDS encoding aryl sulfotransferase: MRAFWLILTSIGSAIGATLCCLPALLFLLFGTSFSFLSWTQNLYEYRTILSVIAVICFVISGISLFYKPKSCNLSYKKKKWILIYILFGVILLLLLTYPELLGEIYA
- a CDS encoding heavy-metal-associated domain-containing protein, which encodes MRKILVLALLVAASYADKKIEILVPSMHCPLCTAIVRKAALSVDGVKKADVSLKERKAVVIADDKVDEKELLKAVDATGYKGEIK
- a CDS encoding M28 family peptidase, which translates into the protein MSKSEILTKFETLAAIPHCSYETDKMRDFLASYAKDRGCEVAVDSFGNIHAFKGKPKICLQSHYDMVCMGDAPKIEIVYGDDGYMRAKNSSLGADNGIGVAIMMQMISEFDDIECLFTNNEEVGMIGATGFSGDLKADKLLNLDSEEDDRVTIGCAGGVNLFATISLNSKKTKEGTLYEVKVSGLPGGHSGNEIHKNIPNAIKVLAAFVTKNGCKLVKFEGGERSNSIPSGATALVLSDKELKSECENLSVKKLGTGDEILENGEKILALINSFSQGVRAYNCELGIPQDSVNLSLAKIKDDGTLEVEFFARSMSKDGLNRMEFEISELAKALGFSVIAKDRNPAWKPINDKFANDILEELKIYKPNARITAVHAGLECGVLLEKKAGLSACSIGPNIHSPHSTRECCEVESALFIEKVVRGIVKKYNS
- a CDS encoding dihydroorotase is translated as MKIAIINGTIVNSDEKFKANILIENGKIAKIGSEKFEAEKVIDATNKLVMPGLIDMHVHFRDPGQEYKDDIISGSQAAVAGGVTTCLCMANTNPVNDNASITRAMIEKAKNCGLIDLLPIAAISKGLGGNEIVEMGDLIEAGAVAFSDDGLPVTSSSVMRAALEYSSMFGSFCISHSEDCSLCRQGVMHEGKVSAILGLRGMAREKEEIAVSRDMLLAKLTKAHIHIAHVSSEYSLKIIEMGKKEGINITCEATPHHFSFSDDEILKNAYDTNFKMSPPLREISDVKAVREALKSGLIDVIATDHAPHHTDEKIVEFDKAPFGIIGLQTLVPLTLKLVNEGVISLERMVELTSTNAAKMLNLKDKGRLAEGMLADIAVIDPEIDYVYDEKINRSKSINSPLFGKKLKGAATTTIKSGKIVYEFGK
- a CDS encoding aspartate carbamoyltransferase catalytic subunit, with product MGYKHKDLIGTRELSKEEILYFLEAAKEFKELNLSQVKKNDYLRGKTTINAFYENSTRTRTSFEIAAKRLGADTINFSSSSSSVTKGESLNDTMNNMAAMRTDIIVLRHPSSGAAKFAADRTEASVVNAGDGTNEHPSQALLDLFTLREHGKILDKNLNVAIIGDIARSRVARSDIWAMKKFGINLKLFAPRMMMPKDAEVFESKICKNMEEACEGSDVIIMLRIQLERGGADVAFPSSREYSKFFGLNKNRIKLAKHDVIVLHPGPINRGVELNSDVADGTHSVILNQVENGVAIRMAILNTLAKNRG
- a CDS encoding tetratricopeptide repeat protein, whose protein sequence is MKKILVLVAAVFALNAMTNENLDKANELYAKKNFNEAYLAFNKACGEGEKKACTMNAIMLFNGDGVAKDRAQAEKIFTKMCDENEGMACEKLGEMIAYGLVKDKDANEAKNEEKAKALFKKACDNGYQPACDFLAK
- a CDS encoding DHH family phosphoesterase, encoding MKIYHLSHTDLDGYGAQYITNFYFKDVKFLNSNYGREIDDKFAQILTEIDASNDDKNIILITDLNLTLAQCESFTEMIEGKNIKLFLLDHHQSGAECANAYAWYFLDSSRCATKITYDFFAGIFGKNKELEIFSDVVNAVDIWLKDDKNFEMGKVCLGLVANAKEINKVMFEAENNLYMDHLLKEASKFLNEKNDYIGLDMQVHAIKKSFFKEDKDDTLSNLISNYVVKKLSENKEKFSINYKDHKGILTYNIGNVSVIGNDFLVVNPEFDFFIDVTNKKTLSFRANGKLDVSAMAKHLVGGGGHVNASGGLFANFKDGFSYEPIKAQIVDLITKKTQEEI
- the flhA gene encoding flagellar biosynthesis protein FlhA, which gives rise to MAKQKNNILTLVAPFLAPIVKFKSLSIVGIIVAILAIIIVPLPSTVLDFFLALSISISVLIILISIYVPKPTDLSTFPTLILIVTLFRLSLNIATTRMILSEGHNGPEAVSEIISSFGNFVVGGNFVIGTIVFCILVLINFMVVTKGSTRVSEVQARFTLDAMPGKQMAIDADLNAGLIDEKTARERRQAIIGEANFYGAMDGSSKFIKGDAVAGIIITIINIIGGFAIGSFQHGLDMATSAQYYTILTIGDGLVSQIPGLITSTATAIIITRASKDDEDFAEGTLNQLLGDYKTLLIVGFILFMFALVPGLPTLSLGFIALLFLGLGYIIKQTKDGGLNLSLASKDKTASKKAGAATQGGAGAAASGATTKVPKKSDEEIAREEETKINDILKLEILELDLGYGLLKLADVDLIERIRAMRRNIASSLGFLMPKIRIRDNLQLPPNEYRFKLKGIVIGQGEIYADKFLAMDSGLVSEDIEGIPTKEPAFGLDALWIDASVKEDAILSGYTIVDPASVISTHMSELIKQNAAELLTRQETQNLLDKLKIDYPVVVEDTLRIAPINLIQKVLKALLKDNIPIKDLLSILESISDIAEVSKNLDMIIEHVRAALSRVITSLYVDEKGQLNFYILDSAAQQKLMDAVQYKDGAYHLMINVAQTSSIVQALRHEKEKRPMSQHGEMVLCVEPSLRKFIANICANFAIDIVVLSFAEISANTPFETVGVIEIENL